The DNA region ACAGAAATTCGAGGAATGGCAGACGCGGCAGCAAATTCTCTAAGGGCGAAAAGCCCTTCGTAGAGGAGAAGGATATCAAGGTGAATAACGATGAGCTGCTTGCTTTAGAAGAGGAGATCAAGCCAACAGGCAACTCTATCACAGATTTCGAAAACTGGAGGGCTAAGATGAAGGAGCTAGagcgcaagaagaagggcaTTGCCTCTAAAAATAGTACCGGAAGTCAAGAACGACCACCGCTCACTAACAACAGTAGCTCTATATCcgatttcttcaacttgaaaagagaaagcagctcgaattttgaagaacttgaaccTCAGggaacttcttcagagaACATGAAAGGGTCTCATTCGAGATTTTCATCGTTCTTCAACTCAACGCCTCCCCCAGGTCTAAGTGGGGCGCAGAGCACGGTTGCAAAACCTCCGACGCCtaaagaggaagatgcgcgcccagcagcaggctCAAGGATACTTTCCTTTTTCGATAAAATGGATAGCCAAAAGCACGCGGCCAGTTCTGTAGAACCCAACATTCAAATGGCCGAACAAATTTCTCAAACGAAAGCTGCGCCGGTTCATGAGCAGACAAACAGCCactttttccaaggcctTCTCAATAGAGGCAAGGCCTCACCAGGTAATACCGAAAGAAACAATTCTAACAGAGAGGCCAGTGGTCCTAGCGCTCTCATTTCACCCAATACAATTCCAACGTCAAAAGTTGCAGAACAACCAAAGGAACAAGCAGCACGTTCGCCTGCTGGTCCTCCCGGACTATCAAAGCTCCCTCCAAACAAGCATGTGATGTCCTCACAACCCCAGCCTGGGTTTTTGACGGGCATGCCACCTAATGTATATTCTTCAAACTCGCAGCCTATGGGCGCGCCCCCATCAGGTTTTCAGCACTTTCAAATGCCACTTCCAGGTGTTGCTGTTCCTCAGCAGTTTTTCGCAAACCCAAGACAGACCGGAGACTTTACAGgctctcaacaaaaagatGACAACAGTTCAAGGCCATCCAACATGCAGATTCCATATATGCCCAACCCTCGTGGTATCCCACCTCCAGGTATCCCTCCAATGCATATGATGCCACCGGGGATCTCCCAGGACATGCCATTGCCAATGAACGGCATGATGCCACCCCCAAGCTTTTACCTCTCCCAGGGTCCTTCATTCGGGCAATTTAACAATCCACCAATGCCTCAAAATGGCATGGTCGGCCAGCCACAAAGCCAGAACTTGCCCCCAAGGAAAGGCTGACAAGCAAGTGGTAGGGGATAACAACAATGATCGTGCGATGCTAATTTACGTATTATTTTATATCACAAGCCTTTCCTGTATAAGTCTGCAAGTTTCATTGCTAAGTTAAGCAGCTGAATGTGTTCGTTGCTTCCGTTTGTTAGCTTAGAGTCTgcatcaaaaatgagcCATGAtgctttgtttttaaaGGCGGTAGAATACTGGTCGCTATTGATGTAATAGTGGTGAAGCTGGTTTACAACGGACGCGCCGCTCCAACCGCTTTTTATCATTTCGCGAACATTGATCTTGATAGTCTCCAGATTTGCTGTCGCAATCTTGGCCACAAGCTCATTCAACAACTCCGTTGGCACTGTTCCTGCGAGCTCATCAACTGTCAGCGCTGTGATTTGTGGCGGATCCAAATGCTTAACTATCTTGGAGGTCGACTGTAGCAGCATAATAGCCCTTCTCAGATCACCTTGAGAAACGTCTAGaattttttccaaaacatGCTCATCGTATTGGAGCCTTTCTTCCTTCGCAACGTACTGAACACGGCTCAGAGCATTTGATGAATCAAGAGGTTTGAACCTGAATTTGGAACACCTGGATGCGAGTGGGTCAATGATTCTTGTGACATAATTACAGATGAGGCAGAAACGCGTAACATTCGAATAGTTCTCCATAGTTCTCCTGAGTGCACTTTGAGCATCTGCAGTCATCGAGTCTGCTTCATCTAATATGATGATCTTGTATGGAGGGCAGGGGTACTTTTCCCGGTCATTTTGGGAGGGTTTTGAGACGGTCAAGCGGgcaaagctcttgattttatcCCTAACAATTGCTATACCACGCTCGTCTGACGCGTTTAGCTCTAGCACACGACTCTTCATGAGTGCCGGGCCGTACAACTCTTTCGTGAGAGCTAAGATAGTTGACGTTTTTCCTGTTCCTGGAGGTCCATAGAACAACATGTGAGGTAGGTTGGCAGACTGTAGCGTCTTTTTGAGCACATTGACCGCGTGATCCTGCGCAGTGACAtcttccaacttcttgggACGATACTTCTCTACCCAGGGTTTCGAATCATCCCCATGATTTTCCGGCTGACTCAGTTTTTGACGCTTGGCAAAAAATCCCTCTGAGCTCATCGAAAATAGCTCTCAATTATTCTTGACCCTACTGCCTTGATTCGTGTTCAGTTTAGTATGTCGAGATTCTTCACCACAACACTTAGACATACATTGCCGTCAATAGTGCTATCAACACTTTTACTATTGATGATTAAAGAAAGCTGTGGCTCGAACGgtaagctcatcgccgtTTGTTCTACAACGCTTGAATGCCTTCTGACAAGAAAAGGACTTCAAGACAGGTTATATCTATGTCAATGTCTAGCTCGGATGATGATATCTGGGGATCCGAGTCTGATGGTGCCCCCGAGGCTATTGGATCTACTGAAACAGTCGAGGTAAGGAAGCTTCGGTTGATTCACAGTAAAAGAGGATACCTCGACGGAATATCGTCttcaaaagaggaaaaTTTGCAAAAGGGGTTTGACGACTCGTTCGAGCAGGGCGCGGTGTTGGGCAAAAGAGTTGGGAAAGTACTTGGAGGACTTTATATACTTGGGATGCTGCATGGGCGTTTCGACGAAAAGCTCACAGACGATTTGATGGAAGCTCAGAAGGAGCTC from Lachancea thermotolerans CBS 6340 chromosome C complete sequence includes:
- the EAP1 gene encoding Eap1p (weakly similar to uniprot|P36041 Saccharomyces cerevisiae YKL204W EAP1 eIF4E-associated protein binds eIF4E and inhibits cap-dependent translation also functions independently of eIF4E to maintain genetic stability plays a role in cell growth implicated in the TOR signaling cascade), translated to MEHVSEMSRTEIPLDATTTVASPLAPDSENSPQESDASVLESSGVSKEGSAPKLQQITNIEEFKPQSETKTYVYSMKELMKISKVVSQSAQSGATANLPKKSFWRLTSRHPDIRQVESAGGNGNGHKNDGNSRGQDSGNEKKGHRNRNSRNGRRGSKFSKGEKPFVEEKDIKVNNDELLALEEEIKPTGNSITDFENWRAKMKELERKKKGIASKNSTGSQERPPLTNNSSSISDFFNLKRESSSNFEELEPQGTSSENMKGSHSRFSSFFNSTPPPGLSGAQSTVAKPPTPKEEDARPAAGSRILSFFDKMDSQKHAASSVEPNIQMAEQISQTKAAPVHEQTNSHFFQGLLNRGKASPGNTERNNSNREASGPSALISPNTIPTSKVAEQPKEQAARSPAGPPGLSKLPPNKHVMSSQPQPGFLTGMPPNVYSSNSQPMGAPPSGFQHFQMPLPGVAVPQQFFANPRQTGDFTGSQQKDDNSSRPSNMQIPYMPNPRGIPPPGIPPMHMMPPGISQDMPLPMNGMMPPPSFYLSQGPSFGQFNNPPMPQNGMVGQPQSQNLPPRKG
- the RFC2 gene encoding replication factor C subunit 2 (highly similar to uniprot|P40348 Saccharomyces cerevisiae YJR068W RFC2 Subunit of heteropentameric Replication factor C (RF-C) which is a DNA binding protein and ATPase that acts as a clamp loader of the proliferating cell nuclear antigen (PCNA) processivity factor for DNA polymerases delta and epsilon); its protein translation is MSSEGFFAKRQKLSQPENHGDDSKPWVEKYRPKKLEDVTAQDHAVNVLKKTLQSANLPHMLFYGPPGTGKTSTILALTKELYGPALMKSRVLELNASDERGIAIVRDKIKSFARLTVSKPSQNDREKYPCPPYKIIILDEADSMTADAQSALRRTMENYSNVTRFCLICNYVTRIIDPLASRCSKFRFKPLDSSNALSRVQYVAKEERLQYDEHVLEKILDVSQGDLRRAIMLLQSTSKIVKHLDPPQITALTVDELAGTVPTELLNELVAKIATANLETIKINVREMIKSGWSGASVVNQLHHYYINSDQYSTAFKNKASWLIFDADSKLTNGSNEHIQLLNLAMKLADLYRKGL
- the YAE1 gene encoding Yae1p (similar to uniprot|P47118 Saccharomyces cerevisiae YJR067C YAE1 Essential protein of unknown function); the protein is MPSDKKRTSRQVISMSMSSSDDDIWGSESDGAPEAIGSTETVEVRKLRLIHSKRGYLDGISSSKEENLQKGFDDSFEQGAVLGKRVGKVLGGLYILGMLHGRFDEKLTDDLMEAQKELKINKVLSTKHFDENCNLLGVPNPIDKWEKILTEHQKRYL